A window of Tautonia plasticadhaerens contains these coding sequences:
- a CDS encoding N,N-dimethylformamidase beta subunit family domain-containing protein — protein sequence MLIGFVSDERYVALPDVSFEFLGPSGSVAARSRADGSVHAALMPGPYVVTVNAPGYGAKRVRLDCPTSRPYHFRMLSDRLLGYAWPKWTRSGEESEFRVHSPEPYRLDLSRYGLDVEHVRNLGWHDEHGPRATAQITPDGDYTRGGVRWNSVGYPSKVHRQYVTAPDRSGLYYFRAQTRSGLDFAFPWVVAPSRPSAPIAFLTATMTWNAYNAFGGRSNYISPDALPPEPTVNSRQELARYTDPDFVTYDADSYALLSFDRPDPNTHIDPGELPTDPIEGRAACHLAPAEWRILAWLEREGIPHDVYAENQLHDGTLDLDAYRVIVLAPHPEYWTKAMYDRVKAWVDHHGGRLAYLGGNGVNCEVTLPDPSTMIVHNGRERDVYPKGLDSRFHLTAGVSEATLLGVAFSYAGIMTSTPFRATDSSHWAFSGTGLKDGDRFGTRSLHMRCEGGASGHETDKVTPHSPPDVRVIARGENPDDGGAHLSLYTTPSGGAVFAASSITYPACLLVDAHVSTITANVFRRFLDDGPVSP from the coding sequence ATGCTGATCGGTTTCGTGAGCGACGAGCGATACGTCGCGCTGCCCGACGTCTCGTTCGAGTTCCTCGGCCCCTCCGGATCGGTCGCCGCCCGGTCCCGGGCCGACGGCTCGGTCCACGCCGCCCTGATGCCGGGGCCCTACGTCGTCACCGTCAACGCCCCCGGATACGGGGCCAAGCGAGTCCGCCTCGACTGCCCGACCTCGAGGCCCTACCACTTCCGGATGCTCTCCGACCGCCTGCTCGGCTACGCCTGGCCGAAGTGGACCCGATCGGGCGAGGAATCGGAGTTCCGCGTCCATTCCCCGGAGCCGTATCGACTAGACCTGTCCCGGTACGGGCTCGACGTGGAGCACGTCCGCAACCTCGGCTGGCACGACGAGCACGGCCCCAGGGCCACGGCCCAGATCACCCCGGACGGCGACTACACCCGGGGCGGCGTCCGCTGGAACAGCGTCGGCTACCCCAGCAAGGTCCACCGCCAGTACGTCACCGCCCCCGACCGATCGGGGCTCTACTACTTCCGGGCGCAGACACGATCCGGTCTGGACTTCGCCTTCCCCTGGGTCGTCGCGCCGTCGAGGCCATCGGCCCCGATCGCCTTCCTCACCGCCACCATGACCTGGAACGCCTACAACGCCTTCGGCGGCCGATCGAACTACATCAGCCCCGACGCCCTCCCCCCCGAGCCCACCGTCAATTCCCGGCAGGAGCTGGCCCGCTACACCGACCCCGACTTCGTCACCTACGACGCCGACTCCTACGCCCTGCTCTCCTTCGACCGGCCCGACCCGAACACCCACATCGACCCCGGCGAACTCCCCACCGACCCCATCGAGGGCCGGGCCGCCTGCCACCTCGCCCCGGCCGAGTGGCGGATCCTCGCCTGGCTCGAACGCGAGGGCATCCCTCACGACGTCTACGCCGAGAACCAGCTCCACGACGGCACCCTCGACCTCGACGCCTACCGCGTCATCGTCCTCGCCCCGCACCCGGAGTACTGGACGAAGGCGATGTATGATCGCGTGAAGGCCTGGGTCGACCACCACGGCGGGCGCCTCGCCTACCTCGGCGGCAACGGCGTCAATTGCGAGGTGACGCTCCCCGACCCGTCCACCATGATCGTCCACAATGGCCGGGAGCGGGACGTGTACCCGAAGGGCCTCGACAGCCGGTTCCACCTGACCGCCGGCGTCTCCGAGGCCACCCTCCTCGGCGTCGCCTTCTCCTACGCCGGCATCATGACCTCCACCCCGTTCCGGGCGACCGACTCCTCCCACTGGGCCTTCTCCGGCACCGGCTTGAAGGACGGTGACCGCTTCGGCACCCGGAGCCTCCATATGAGGTGCGAGGGGGGGGCATCGGGCCACGAGACCGACAAGGTCACCCCCCACTCTCCCCCAGACGTCCGGGTGATCGCCCGGGGGGAAAACCCCGACGACGGCGGCGCCCACCTCTCCCTCTATACCACGCCCTCCGGGGGAGCCGTCTTCGCCGCCTCGTCGATCACCTACCCGGCCTGCCTGCTCGTCGACGCGCACGTCTCCACCATCACCGCCAACGTCTTCCGCCGGTTCCTCGACGACGGACCGGTCTCGCCCTGA